In Haliscomenobacter hydrossis DSM 1100, the DNA window CAACTCTAGACCAACGATATGCTCACTTGGGAAGATTTTGAAAAAGTAGAAATGCGCGTTGGCACCATCCTCGAAGCGCGCGATTTTGAAAAAGCCCGCAATCCGGCTTATCAACTGACCATCGATTTTGGTGATTATGGCATCAAACGCAGTTCGGCACAAATCACTACTTTGTACCATAAAGAAGATTTACCGGGCAAACAAGTGATTGCAGTAGTGAATTTTCCGCCCAAACAAATCGCCAATTTTTTCTCAGAGTGTTTGGTGCTGGGTTTGATTGGTGCCGATAAAACGATTACTTTGTTGCAACCGGAGCGCCCAGTCCCGAACGGTTTGCGCGTTGCTTGATTTTTTTTTGAACCACCTTAGACCTGTCGATTACCCACAAATCCCCTAATTAGGTTTGTGGTTGATATTGAGCATTTTACTGCGGCCTCAGAACCCCCGACCCCTAAAGGGGAGCACATTTTAGGTAACTAAAAGGCCTTACTTTTTCTAAAAAAGGGGGAAATATTACGATTATCGAAAATATACTCCCCTTTAGGGGTTGGGGGTTCTGAAGCTAAAGCACAATCTCGCATTCAATGTGCGGATTTGTGGGTAATCGACAGACCTTAGACACCTTAGAGCACCTTAGAAGACTTTAGATTAATGCTTCCTAAGGTGCACTAAGGTGTCTAAGGTGGTTCAAAAAAGAAAAAACGCAGCGGAGCTGCAATATCCCAATTTTTCGACTCATTCAACCCTCATCCATGCGCCTTAACCATTACCTCTTTGCCCTCTTGTTCTTGGCTTTATCCGCTTGCAAACAAAAAGAAACCTTTACGGGCTACCACATCGACAAATCCATTATTGCCGACAGCGCCATCGTCAGCACCGCCCATCCGTTGGCTTCTGAAGTGGGTCTGCAAGTCCTCAAGGACGGGGGCAATGCCATCGACGCCGCAGTAGCTGTACAGCTCGCCCTGGCCGTGGTGTATCCCGTAGCAGGCAATATCGGAGGCGGTGGTTTTTTGGTATACCGCAGTGGGGATGGCCAGGATGTCGCTGCACTGGATTTTCGGGAAAAAGCCCCCGCCAAAGCCCAGCGCGACATGTACCTCGACGCCGAAGGCAATGTCATTGAAGGCAAAAGTACCGCAGGGCACTTGGCGGCGGGTGTGCCCGGCAGTGTGGAAGGTTGCTGGCAGATGTTTCAAAAATACTCCCAACTCAAGGACTGGAAACGTTTGGTCCAACCAGCGATTGATTTGGCTGAAAAGGGTTTCCGCATCACCGCATCTGAAGCCAATGGTTTGAATGAATACAAGCGTGGGTTCATCAAAAACAACACCCAGGCTTGTGTTTTTGTCAAAAAAGATACCGCACAACTGTGGAAGACAGGTGAATTGTTGATCCAAACCGAGCTGGCCGAAACCCTCAAACGCATCCGCGACCAGGGGCGAGACGGTTTTTACCGGGGCAAAACCGCTGACTTGGTAGCTGCCGAAATGCAACGCGGTGGCGGCTGGATTACAGCTGAAGACATGGCCGATTACCACGCTGTGTGGCGCAAACCCATGTTGGGCAAATACCGGGGATACGACCTCATTTCGATGCCACCGCCTTCCAGCGGCGGCATTGCCTTGTTCCAGTTGTTGGGTATGGTGGAACCTCATTCCTTTGCCAAAAATGGCTTTCATTCCCCCGAACACATCCACCTCTTTACCGAAGCCGAACGCCGGGTGTACGCCGACCGCGCCAAACACCTGGGCGATGCCGATTTTTACACCGTTCCAGTAGCCAATTTAGCGGACAGCCAATATATTCAACAGCGTTTTGCCAATTTTGACCCCAACAAAGCCACGCCCAGTAGCGCCATAGAAGGGGGTGAATTCACGGGCAAGGAAAGCAAACAAACCACCCATTACAGCATTGTGGATGCCGAAGGCAATGCCGTAGCCATCACCACCACCCTCAATGCGGGGTATGGTGCCCTGACCGTAGTGGGCGGTGCGGGCTTTTTGCTCAACAACGAAATGGACGACTTCAGCGCCAAACCTGGCGTACCCAACCTGTATGGGGCCATTGGCGGCGATGCCAACGCCATTCTGCCCGGTAAACGCCCCTTGAGCAGCATGACACCTACCATCGTCACCAAGGACGGAAAACTCTTTATGGTAGTCGGCACCCCCGGCGGCACCACCATCATCACCTCCGTTTTCCAGGTCATCACCAACGTGATCGACTTTGACATGGATATGACCGCCGCTACCCACGCCAAACGTTTCCACAGCCAATGGCTGCCGGATGAACTGTATCTGGAAAAAGGAGCTACCAACGAGGCTACCCGCAAAAAACTCCAGGCCATGGGCCACAAAGTGGTGGAATGGCCGGGGATCGGGCAGGTGGAATCCATCCTCGTCCGCAAAGACGGAAAATTGGAGGGCGCTGCCGATATACGGGCGAAAGATGATGCGGTAATGGGGTATTGACGTTATCGAAACCCAATTTCACAGACAAAACGTGAGTGTTAAATTCATCCTATTTATAATCAAAAGAGGTGCGACTTCTCCGAAGTCGTAAAAACGCGCTGATACAAAATGCTACAAACGTGCGACTTCTCCGAAGTCGACCGAATGACCTCGGAGAGGTCACATGTTTGTAGAAAATATTGACCGTCATTGATTCCGACTTCGGAGAAGTCGTACAATATTGCCCGGTTAATTCAGAACTTACGCATTCAAAATACATGTTGAAGATGACTCGTCAAACCATACCATCTGACTTCCATTACATCTATTCCCTCTACATGCATCGCTCCATAAACCCTTATCTCTTATACGAGTACATGGACGAAGCAGCGTTCCAACCCATCTTTGATGACCTGCAAAGCAAAAACCTCTTGTACATCTTCGAACACGAAGGCCAAAAAGCGGGCATGTTCAAACTGGTGCCGTTCGCCCACCGCACTTCGCACATTGCCTTTATAGGCGGAGTGGCCATCCACCCTGACTTTTCCGGCAAAGGTCTGGGCAAACAGATGTTTCGGGAAATCATCGAACGAGGTCGCAGCATGGGTATGTTGCGCCTTGAACTCAGTACCGCTACTGAAAATGTCCGAGCCCTCCGCCTGTACGAAAGTGTCGGTTTCGAAAAAGAAGGGGTGCTGCGCAAATACACCTGGCTGAAAAGTGAAAATCGTTTTCTAGATGAGGTGATGATGTCTTACCTTTATGCATAGAAAGTTGAAGAGTTTAGGGTTGAATAGTCGGATGCAAGGGTTCAAATCACGCGATCTGACTTTTCAACTTTTCAACACTAAACTCTTCAATTTCATTAATTTAAACTTGTGAGCGAAAAACCCACCATTCTTTCCACTGTCAGGCGCTACAGCAACCAGCTGTTTCGCTTCATTCGTGGACGGGTACGCTCAGAGGAAGAAGCCGAAGACATCTTGCAGGATGTATGGGTACAACTCAGTCGCCTGAGTAACCTGGACGAGGTAGAAAGCCTCAGTGGTTGGCTGTACCAGGTGGCCCGTAACCGCATCACCGACACCTACCGCAAAAAAGGCACCGAATCGCTGGATGACCTGACTTATGAAGACGAAGAGGGCAACCTGAATGTGAAGGAAATCCTGCTATCAGACAGCCAATCCCCCGAAGACGCTTTTTTTAAAGAAATCTTCTGGGATGCGTTGATGAATGCCCTGGATGAACTACCAGAAAACCAGCGCCAGGTTTTTGTGTGGAACGAACTGGAAGACCTGACTTTGCAAGAAATTGCCGACAAGACCAACGAAAATTTAATAACCATCATCTCGCGCAAGCGCTACGCGGTGCAACACCTGCGCCAAAGATTGCAAGCCTTGTACGATGAACTCAATAATGACTGAGCCATGAACCGAAACTGGAAAAGAAAAGGTATGTTTTTCCTCTTAGCCCTCCCCGCTTTTTTCTTGCTAATGGGCTGGGTGGTGATGCTGTTGTGGAACAGCACCCTGGCCAGTATTGCGCCCGTGCAAACCATCAATTATTGGCAGGCCATCGGATTGCTCATCTTGTCGCGCATCTTGTTTGGAGGTTTTCGTTTTGGTGGCCCCAGAGGCGGCGGTGGCGTAGGTCACCCCAAAGCCCAGCAATGGCGGGAAAAATGGATCAACATGAGCGACGAAGAACGGGAACGTTTCAAATCAGAATGGAAAAAACGTTGCAAGAACCCATGACTTCGGAACCCATGACTTACTAACCCATGACTTACTAACCCATGACTTTAGTCGTGGGTCTTCACAAACACCCCCCAACCCACGAATTCATTCGTGGGAAACAAAAAAATATCTCCCTTAAAACCAACCAATTAAAAACAATATCAAAAAAATCCCATTTTTTTTAAAGTAATTTTCTCCCCTCTCCGTCTACCCAAATGTGACGCGAAATCACCGATTGTTAAAACTCAAAAGATAAAAAAATGAAAGTGCTGTTTTTTGCACCAGCCCTGCTATTGTTCATGGGCTTGTGGCTGGTACCCTTTTTCCTGTTCAAAGCCTTCTTGATGTTTTTCATCGTTGGCGCAATCTTCAAATTTATGCTGCGGCACAGATGGCGCAGGCATTTTTGGGGCCATCAGGTCCCCGCATTTGCCGACCGCATCCGCAGCATGAGCGATGAGGAATACGATGCTTTCCGCAACAAATTCAGCCGTGGATGTGGCGCGAGAAAGGTAGAGATTCAGGACAACGACAAACCTAGTTACAACGAGAAAGACCTGGTGTAGGGGCATCCCTACGTGGATATCCCTCTGAAAGAGTACGGGCGACCCTGTGTGGTCGCCCCAACGAAGGGCGACCACACAGGGTCGCCCATACAATAACCTTCAAATTCAATACATTATGCATTGGCAACACGCAATGGCCAAGTGGGCAAACTATGCCCCTCATCATCATCATGGTAAGCACCATGGCAGACACCAAGGCGGCGGCAACTTCCGTCGCGCCAAGTACAACATTCCCGCCAACGTGGCCGAGACGGATACTCATTATGAAATCCACCTCTACTCCCTAGGCTACGACAAAGCCAACATCAGCATCACCGTGGTTGACGATGTGTTGTACGTAAGCGGTACCCGTGAAATCCCCGAGGATTACCGTCCCAATTTCATCCGGCAGGAATTCCCGATCAAATCATTTGAAAAAGAGTTCCACCTGAATGATGGCATCGATACCACCGGGATCGTGGCCAAACAGGAAGAAGGGGTACTGATCATCACCTTGCCGAAAAAGCTGGAAGCCCAGCGGCAGGAGCGAAAGGTGGATATTGGGTAAGGATATCCCTTTGTGGTTATCCAAACCGACTTTTGAATCAAAACAGTGGCAGTCTCGCGAGGGGCTGCCCTTTTTGTTTTGGGGCTTGGCGATTTTTTTATCCACAAAATCCAAGAATACTGTATTTTTGAGTAATAAAACTACCAAACTTCATGTGGATAACTTGGAGGGTTTGTAGATAATTTGGGATTATGGAAGATGTTTTCGTTACAGAGTTAAAACTTAAAAAAGTTCGTCATCTGGAGAATCTGAGTATTTCGCTCTCCAAGGAGACTCCAAAACACCTCATTTTAACTGGAAAAAATGGGAGCGGAAAAACATCTGTTCTTAATGAAATCAAAGCCTTTTTTCAACAAATTGATGGCAAAACAATAACTAATCTGAAAAGTTGGAAAAAATACCGAAGTAGTCTTACTGACAAACAATTCTATTCGAATTATGATTATTCTATGGAATCTAATAAGGCGTTTAATGAGATAAAAGAAATTATCTCAAGCAACAACCGTAGTCAATCAGGAATAGAACTAATATTTAATGCCAAAAATTTTATTGGTCCTTTTTTTCATGAAAATTTTATTTTTGCCTTTTTTGAGGCAAAAAGATTATCTGATTTCCGACAACCTTCTGGACCTAAAAAACTAGATATTAAAGATCACTATGGAATTGATGAAAAAGCGAATATCGAATTTGTGCAACACCTTATTAATTTACGGTATAATTACCTTGAAGCGAAGGAGAGTGGAAGACAAAAGATTGCCAATAATATTAATCAGTGGGTGGAAGGATTCGAAGCTTCTCTCAAAGAAATTTTCAGCGATGAAAGTTTAAAGTTGGTAATAGATAGTAAAAATTTTAAATACGACATAATAACTAAGGGCAGAGAGGTTTTTGATCTCAAAACTCTTTCAGATGGATTTTCTGCAATTATCAACATTGTAACTGAGTTGATAATGAGAATGGAAAAAAAACATTCAAACGTTTATGATGCCCAAGGCCTCGTCCTCATCGACGAAATCGAAACCCATCTCCATATCGACTTGCAAAAGAAAATTCTCCCCTTTCTAACCAGCTTTTTTCCAAAAATTCAATTCATCGTAACAACTCATTCACCTTTCGTATTAACTTCGTTAGCAGATGCCATAATCTACGATCTGGAAAGTCAAGAGCCAATTGAAGACCTTTCTGGTTATTCGGTGGAAGCGATTATCGAGGGATATTTTGGTTCGGATAAATATTCTGAGGCCTTAAAAGATAAAGTAGATGAATATGAGCAGTTGGCAAAAAAGGATGAACTTTCTTTCTCAGAGGAAAAAAGGTTCAAATCGCTCAAAAAATATTTTGACGATCTATCCGATGTCTTTGCTGAAGAGTTAAAGCTTAAAATCCAGCAAATTAGAATGCTCAAGCCAGTGAAATGATTAATGTTGAAAAATCGCAGCCTGCACCCGAGTGTCTGGCGCTGGAAAAATTGAAAAAAGATGGCGATTGTGGCTGTAAAGATGTGCGTTTACGCCTTAAACATGATTTTTTCAACAAGTGCTACATTTGTGAAGAAAAGGCTCCATCTTCTATTGCAATCGAACATTTCATCGCACATGAAGGTGATCTCAATCTAAAATTCGATTGGAATAACCTCTTCTTCGCTTGCACCCATTGTAACAACATCAAACACAACTCCTTCAATGACATTCTCAATTGTACTGATTTTTCAGAAATCATTACAGAATGCCTTGAATTTCATTTCACTCCCTTCCCAGAAGAAAAAACCGCAATAATCCCCATAAAATCAAGCCCTAAAATTCTGAGAACTGCAGAATTCCTTATGAAAATATACAATGGAAAAACAACAAACCAAATCATTGAGGCCGATAACATACGTTCCAAACTAAGGAATGAAATCAGCCACTTTCTAGATGCCATAGAAGATTATCAGCACTCTTTGCAAGAAAAATATCGACTAAAAATTAAGCAGTTATTGAGCCCAGAATCTGCATTTACTGCTTTTAAAATTTGGATTATCAAAAGCAGACCTGATTACATGATTCAATTTGGAGACCTACTTCCTTCGTTTTAAATCAGCTCCAAGCCCAGCCCCGCCTTATCACTCGGCCACATGTACCCGTCTTCCAACACAAAACCGCCGCTCACCACATCCTGCGCCAGATCAAAACTACCGTCCAGGTCGATGTACTTCGTGTGCGGCTGCGCAAAGGCCACGTGTAGCGCCGCCGTAATACTCACGATGCTCTCGTCGTTGCAGCCCCACATCAGATCAATTCCAGCGGATTGCGCCACATTGGCGATTTCTTGCGCTGCTTGAATGCCCCCACATTTCATCAGTTTGATGTTGAAAATGCCACAACTCCGGTCGGGGGTAAGCAATTGATAGGCTGAGGTGAGTTGCAACAAACTTTCGTCCGCAGCAATCTGGTCGCGCATGTCCGCCGGAAGGCCGATCAGCAGCGGCATATCCCCCACCTTGACGGGTTGTTCGACCAATTCGATCCGCAAGCGCTCGGTCAAGGCATCAAAAAGCAACAAGTCTTTATAGGAATAACCCTGGTTGGGATCGACCCGAATGCCGATGTTGTAGCCAAAATGATCACGCAATTTCACCAGGCGTTCAATGTCCATTTGCAAATTCTGCCCGAGTTTTACCTTCAAAATTTTAAAACCTGCATCCACAAATTCCCGGGCATCCTCCAGCGTTCCTTCCACGTCTTTGATGCCGATGGTCACCGATGTGGGCAGTTTTTCAACCCTACGGCCCAAAAAATCAACAACTGACAGGCCAATCGACTGACAAAAAGCATCGTGCAAGGCCATGTCAAAAGCCGCCAGCGCAGCCGGGTATTTGGCAAAAGTGTCGCGAAACCATTTGATGTACACCTGGAACAATTTGATCGGTTTGCCCTCCAGCATTTTGACGGGTTCTGATTGCAATACCGCCAAGGTGTGCTCCAGCGTTTCGCCCGTAACATGTTCCATCGGGCAAGCCGCACCAATGCCGCGGATGCCATTTTCGAGTTCAATCAGGATGAATATATTTTCCACCTCGGTGGTGGTTTGATAGGCAATGGTATAAGGTCGGGATAAAGCCAGGTTTTGCCGCCAGACTTCGATTGATTTTATGTTCATGTGTATTTTAAGTTTTCTCTACCGCCACAAAATAGAAAGATTCTTGTTTTTTATCCAAAAAAAGAAACGCATTGCAGCGCATTGATTAAATTAAAGGCCTGATCAAAAAAATCCTTTTTCTATGAAAAAAAGCCTAGTTCTCCTGACTGTTTTAATCGGCACACTTTCCTGCAAGCAAAAACCTGCCGAAGCACCACCACGCAACGTCAAAAAATACACCATCGAGCAGTTTTACGCCAACAAAGGCATTGGTGGTGGTTCATTCTCACCGGACGAATCGAAATTACTTGTACACAGCAACGAAACAGGCATCTTCAACCTGTATGAAATCAACCTGGCCGATCAAAGTATGACTGCCATCACCAAGTCTACCACTGAATCGATCTTTGCAGTCGACTACGTACCCGGCACAGGCGAAATCCTCTACGCTGCCGACAAAGGCGGCAACGAAATTGACCACCTCTACCTACTCAAAGCCGACGGAATGGTACAAGACCTGACGCCAGCCCCCAAAGAAAAAGCCAATTTCTTCGGTTGGAGCCAGGACAAAAAAGCCTTGTACTATATCTCCAACAAACGCGATGAACGCTTTTTTGACCTCTACAAAATGGGAGTTGGAGATTGGAAAGCGACCCTCTTGTACCAAAACAATGAAGGTTACGACATCGCCGGACTGTCCTGGGACGAAAAATCCGTTGCCCTCAACAAAAACATCACCACCAGCGAAAACCAGCTTTTCCTGTACGACCTGGGTAGCAAAAAAATGACTGAGATCTCCGAACCGGGTAAAAAAGGCATCTACGGGGCATCTGGTTTCAGCAAAGACGGGAAGGCTTTCTACTATTTGTCCAATGCGGGCAAAGAATTCCAATCACTAGAGCAATACAGTCTCGCTGATGGCAAACGCAAAGAAGTGTTTTCCACCACCTGGGATGTCATGTACGCCTACGATTCCGAAAACGAAAAATACCGGGTAATCGCGATCAATGCGGATGGCAAAAACGAACTCAAAGTAATCGACAACAAGAGTGGCCAGGAAGTTGCCCTGCCCGAAATTCCCGATGGCGACGTAACCGCTGTGAGCATTTCGACCAGCGAAAACAAAATGCGCCTGACCGTGGGCACCTCCAAAGCACCTTCCAACATTTATCTCTACGATTTCAAAACCAAAGAGTTGAAAAAACTCACCGAAACCTTGAATAAAGAGCTCAATCCAGATGACCTGGTGGCGGCTGAAGTGGTGCGGTACAAGTCTTACGATGGGTTGGAAATTCCCGCCATCTATTACAAACCCCACCCTGCCTCAACTCAAAACAAGGTTCCGGCCTTGATTTGGGTGCACGGAGGGCCCGGTGGACAGTCTCGGGTTGGTTACACACCTTTGGTTCAATACCTCGTCAACCATGGTTATGCGGTACTTGCTGTCAACAACCGCGGCAGCAGCGGTTATGGGCAAAAATTTTACCAGATGGATGACCTGAACCACGGTGAAAAAGACCTCAAGGATTGTATTTGGGGCAAAAAATACCTGCAAAGCCTGGCCTACATCGACAGCTCCAAAAT includes these proteins:
- a CDS encoding AAA family ATPase; protein product: MEDVFVTELKLKKVRHLENLSISLSKETPKHLILTGKNGSGKTSVLNEIKAFFQQIDGKTITNLKSWKKYRSSLTDKQFYSNYDYSMESNKAFNEIKEIISSNNRSQSGIELIFNAKNFIGPFFHENFIFAFFEAKRLSDFRQPSGPKKLDIKDHYGIDEKANIEFVQHLINLRYNYLEAKESGRQKIANNINQWVEGFEASLKEIFSDESLKLVIDSKNFKYDIITKGREVFDLKTLSDGFSAIINIVTELIMRMEKKHSNVYDAQGLVLIDEIETHLHIDLQKKILPFLTSFFPKIQFIVTTHSPFVLTSLADAIIYDLESQEPIEDLSGYSVEAIIEGYFGSDKYSEALKDKVDEYEQLAKKDELSFSEEKRFKSLKKYFDDLSDVFAEELKLKIQQIRMLKPVK
- a CDS encoding Hsp20/alpha crystallin family protein is translated as MHWQHAMAKWANYAPHHHHGKHHGRHQGGGNFRRAKYNIPANVAETDTHYEIHLYSLGYDKANISITVVDDVLYVSGTREIPEDYRPNFIRQEFPIKSFEKEFHLNDGIDTTGIVAKQEEGVLIITLPKKLEAQRQERKVDIG
- a CDS encoding mandelate racemase/muconate lactonizing enzyme family protein, which codes for MNIKSIEVWRQNLALSRPYTIAYQTTTEVENIFILIELENGIRGIGAACPMEHVTGETLEHTLAVLQSEPVKMLEGKPIKLFQVYIKWFRDTFAKYPAALAAFDMALHDAFCQSIGLSVVDFLGRRVEKLPTSVTIGIKDVEGTLEDAREFVDAGFKILKVKLGQNLQMDIERLVKLRDHFGYNIGIRVDPNQGYSYKDLLLFDALTERLRIELVEQPVKVGDMPLLIGLPADMRDQIAADESLLQLTSAYQLLTPDRSCGIFNIKLMKCGGIQAAQEIANVAQSAGIDLMWGCNDESIVSITAALHVAFAQPHTKYIDLDGSFDLAQDVVSGGFVLEDGYMWPSDKAGLGLELI
- a CDS encoding RNA polymerase sigma factor, which translates into the protein MSEKPTILSTVRRYSNQLFRFIRGRVRSEEEAEDILQDVWVQLSRLSNLDEVESLSGWLYQVARNRITDTYRKKGTESLDDLTYEDEEGNLNVKEILLSDSQSPEDAFFKEIFWDALMNALDELPENQRQVFVWNELEDLTLQEIADKTNENLITIISRKRYAVQHLRQRLQALYDELNND
- a CDS encoding HNH endonuclease; amino-acid sequence: MINVEKSQPAPECLALEKLKKDGDCGCKDVRLRLKHDFFNKCYICEEKAPSSIAIEHFIAHEGDLNLKFDWNNLFFACTHCNNIKHNSFNDILNCTDFSEIITECLEFHFTPFPEEKTAIIPIKSSPKILRTAEFLMKIYNGKTTNQIIEADNIRSKLRNEISHFLDAIEDYQHSLQEKYRLKIKQLLSPESAFTAFKIWIIKSRPDYMIQFGDLLPSF
- the ggt gene encoding gamma-glutamyltransferase, with protein sequence MRLNHYLFALLFLALSACKQKETFTGYHIDKSIIADSAIVSTAHPLASEVGLQVLKDGGNAIDAAVAVQLALAVVYPVAGNIGGGGFLVYRSGDGQDVAALDFREKAPAKAQRDMYLDAEGNVIEGKSTAGHLAAGVPGSVEGCWQMFQKYSQLKDWKRLVQPAIDLAEKGFRITASEANGLNEYKRGFIKNNTQACVFVKKDTAQLWKTGELLIQTELAETLKRIRDQGRDGFYRGKTADLVAAEMQRGGGWITAEDMADYHAVWRKPMLGKYRGYDLISMPPPSSGGIALFQLLGMVEPHSFAKNGFHSPEHIHLFTEAERRVYADRAKHLGDADFYTVPVANLADSQYIQQRFANFDPNKATPSSAIEGGEFTGKESKQTTHYSIVDAEGNAVAITTTLNAGYGALTVVGGAGFLLNNEMDDFSAKPGVPNLYGAIGGDANAILPGKRPLSSMTPTIVTKDGKLFMVVGTPGGTTIITSVFQVITNVIDFDMDMTAATHAKRFHSQWLPDELYLEKGATNEATRKKLQAMGHKVVEWPGIGQVESILVRKDGKLEGAADIRAKDDAVMGY
- a CDS encoding GNAT family N-acetyltransferase, which gives rise to MLKMTRQTIPSDFHYIYSLYMHRSINPYLLYEYMDEAAFQPIFDDLQSKNLLYIFEHEGQKAGMFKLVPFAHRTSHIAFIGGVAIHPDFSGKGLGKQMFREIIERGRSMGMLRLELSTATENVRALRLYESVGFEKEGVLRKYTWLKSENRFLDEVMMSYLYA
- a CDS encoding prolyl oligopeptidase family serine peptidase, with the translated sequence MKKSLVLLTVLIGTLSCKQKPAEAPPRNVKKYTIEQFYANKGIGGGSFSPDESKLLVHSNETGIFNLYEINLADQSMTAITKSTTESIFAVDYVPGTGEILYAADKGGNEIDHLYLLKADGMVQDLTPAPKEKANFFGWSQDKKALYYISNKRDERFFDLYKMGVGDWKATLLYQNNEGYDIAGLSWDEKSVALNKNITTSENQLFLYDLGSKKMTEISEPGKKGIYGASGFSKDGKAFYYLSNAGKEFQSLEQYSLADGKRKEVFSTTWDVMYAYDSENEKYRVIAINADGKNELKVIDNKSGQEVALPEIPDGDVTAVSISTSENKMRLTVGTSKAPSNIYLYDFKTKELKKLTETLNKELNPDDLVAAEVVRYKSYDGLEIPAIYYKPHPASTQNKVPALIWVHGGPGGQSRVGYTPLVQYLVNHGYAVLAVNNRGSSGYGQKFYQMDDLNHGEKDLKDCIWGKKYLQSLAYIDSSKIGIIGGSYGGYMTMAAMTFAPDEFKVGVDIFGVTNWLRTLKSIPPYWESFRSALYAELGDPFTADSVRLHKISPLFHTEHVKNPIMVLQGANDPRVLQVESDEIVAGVKKNKVPVEYIVFPDEGHGFVKKENEIKGYSAVLKFLDKYLKQEKEMKN
- a CDS encoding tRNA-binding protein yields the protein MLTWEDFEKVEMRVGTILEARDFEKARNPAYQLTIDFGDYGIKRSSAQITTLYHKEDLPGKQVIAVVNFPPKQIANFFSECLVLGLIGADKTITLLQPERPVPNGLRVA